The following proteins are co-located in the Streptomyces bottropensis ATCC 25435 genome:
- a CDS encoding dioxygenase — protein sequence MATYVNPGSAQAGAQGTIYREVSPEQQAVEQQLVDNVVASFDACGDPRLRELMLSLVKHLHSFIREVRLTEEEWGTAIAFLTRAGHITDEVRQEFVLLSDTLGASMQTINVNNQAYQGATEATVFGPFFVEDAPAIELGGDLAFGAPGEPCWVEGTVTDTDGTPLAGARMEVWEADEDGMYDVQYEAGRRAGRAHLFSAADGGYRFWGLTPTPYPIPNDGPVGKMLDAVGRSPLRAAHLHFMVSHEGSRTLVTHIFPEGDPIGRKDTVFGVKDSLIKRFEQQPAGTPTPDGRVIKGTWSRVRFDIVLAPKGV from the coding sequence ATGGCTACCTATGTCAACCCCGGCTCGGCCCAGGCCGGTGCCCAGGGCACGATCTACCGTGAGGTGTCGCCGGAGCAGCAGGCGGTCGAGCAGCAGCTCGTCGACAACGTCGTGGCCTCCTTCGACGCCTGCGGCGACCCGCGACTGCGGGAGCTCATGCTCTCCCTGGTCAAGCACCTGCACTCCTTCATCCGCGAGGTGCGGCTGACCGAGGAGGAGTGGGGGACGGCGATCGCCTTCCTCACCAGGGCCGGCCACATCACCGACGAGGTACGGCAGGAGTTCGTCCTGCTGTCCGACACCCTCGGTGCGAGCATGCAGACGATCAACGTCAACAACCAGGCCTACCAGGGCGCCACCGAGGCGACCGTCTTCGGGCCGTTCTTCGTCGAGGACGCCCCCGCGATCGAACTCGGCGGCGACCTGGCCTTCGGTGCCCCGGGGGAGCCCTGCTGGGTCGAGGGCACCGTCACCGACACCGACGGCACCCCACTCGCCGGCGCGCGGATGGAGGTCTGGGAGGCCGACGAGGACGGGATGTACGACGTGCAGTACGAGGCCGGCAGGCGCGCCGGCCGGGCGCATCTGTTCTCCGCGGCCGACGGCGGCTACCGCTTCTGGGGGCTCACGCCGACGCCGTACCCCATCCCGAACGACGGACCCGTCGGCAAGATGCTCGACGCGGTCGGCCGCTCGCCGCTGCGCGCCGCCCATCTGCACTTCATGGTGTCCCATGAGGGTTCCCGCACGCTGGTGACCCATATCTTCCCCGAGGGCGACCCGATCGGCCGCAAGGACACCGTCTTCGGCGTGAAGGACTCACTGATCAAGCGGTTCGAGCAACAGCCCGCCGGCACGCCGACGCCCGACGGCCGCGTCATCAAGGGCACGTGGAGCCGGGTGCGCTTCGACATCGTGCTCGCCCCCAAGGGCGTATGA
- a CDS encoding maleylacetate reductase: MRFTHQTLPQRVVFAAGESPAAVATEVEALGCSKVMLIASDREKELADPIAKEIPVVLRHEEVVMHVPVEVARRARRAAADAGADVLVSVGGGSTTGLAKAVAMTTGLPIVAVPTTYAGSEATDVWGLTEGETKTTGVDDKVLPASVVYDAALLTTLPGEMTVASGLNAMAHCVDSMWGPRADPIDRALAQEGIRALATGLPTVAEDSTSVEGIEQTLYGAYLAAVAFASAGSGMHHKICHVLGGMFNLPHAQTHAVVLPYVLAFNAPHASEAEARVAQAFGSRKASAGLAALREVLDAPRALRDYGMPQDGIAKALGPVMKAIPANNPTPVTYANLTLLLEAAWAGAPIN, encoded by the coding sequence ATGAGGTTCACCCATCAGACCCTCCCCCAGCGGGTGGTCTTCGCGGCCGGGGAGTCGCCCGCCGCCGTGGCGACGGAGGTCGAGGCACTCGGCTGCTCCAAGGTCATGCTGATCGCGTCGGACCGAGAGAAGGAGCTGGCCGACCCGATCGCCAAGGAGATCCCGGTCGTACTGCGTCACGAGGAGGTCGTGATGCACGTACCGGTCGAGGTCGCACGCCGCGCCCGCCGGGCCGCGGCCGACGCGGGTGCGGACGTCCTGGTCAGCGTCGGCGGCGGCTCGACCACGGGCCTGGCGAAGGCGGTGGCGATGACCACCGGGCTGCCGATCGTCGCGGTACCCACCACATACGCGGGCTCCGAGGCGACCGACGTGTGGGGTCTCACCGAGGGTGAGACCAAGACCACCGGTGTGGACGACAAGGTGCTGCCCGCGTCGGTCGTCTACGACGCCGCTCTGCTGACCACACTGCCCGGCGAGATGACGGTCGCCAGTGGCCTGAACGCGATGGCGCACTGCGTGGACTCGATGTGGGGGCCGCGCGCCGACCCGATCGACCGGGCGCTGGCACAGGAGGGCATCCGCGCGCTGGCCACCGGCCTGCCGACGGTGGCCGAGGACTCGACCAGCGTCGAGGGCATCGAGCAGACGCTGTACGGCGCCTATCTCGCCGCTGTCGCGTTCGCCTCCGCCGGCTCCGGGATGCATCACAAGATCTGCCACGTCCTCGGCGGCATGTTCAACCTCCCGCACGCCCAGACCCACGCGGTCGTGCTGCCTTACGTGCTGGCCTTCAACGCCCCGCACGCCTCCGAGGCGGAGGCACGTGTCGCCCAGGCCTTCGGCTCCCGGAAGGCGAGCGCCGGCCTGGCCGCCCTGCGCGAGGTGCTGGACGCACCGAGGGCGTTGCGCGACTACGGCATGCCTCAGGACGGCATCGCCAAGGCCCTGGGGCCGGTCATGAAAGCGATCCCGGCCAACAATCCCACCCCCGTCACCTACGCGAACCTGACCCTGCTGCTGGAGGCGGCGTGGGCCGGCGCCCCGATCAACTGA
- a CDS encoding nuclear transport factor 2 family protein codes for MSQVDTDRHEIRRLIENWALWRDAGDWGRFATVWHPRDGWMSATWFQGSATDFIKASREGFENGVSILHFLGGHTADIVGDRAVAQTKMTINQRESIDGVEVDVVCTGRFYDFLSRHEGGWTLVRRQPIYEKDRLDVVDPAASLTLDPDLLDRFPTGYRHLAYLQTKAGFTVKDGLPGLTGTAVQRLYSEGKQWLAEAG; via the coding sequence ATGTCGCAGGTCGACACCGACCGCCACGAGATCCGGCGGCTCATCGAGAACTGGGCGCTGTGGCGCGACGCCGGGGACTGGGGCCGCTTCGCCACGGTCTGGCATCCGCGCGACGGCTGGATGAGCGCCACCTGGTTCCAGGGAAGCGCCACCGACTTCATCAAGGCCAGCCGTGAGGGCTTCGAGAACGGAGTCAGCATCCTGCACTTCCTGGGCGGCCACACCGCGGACATCGTCGGCGACCGGGCCGTCGCACAGACGAAGATGACGATCAACCAGCGCGAGAGCATCGACGGCGTCGAGGTCGACGTCGTCTGCACCGGCCGCTTCTACGACTTCCTCTCCCGCCACGAGGGCGGCTGGACCCTGGTGCGCCGGCAGCCGATCTACGAGAAGGACCGGCTCGACGTCGTGGACCCCGCTGCCTCGTTGACGTTGGACCCCGATCTCCTGGACCGGTTCCCGACCGGCTACCGGCACTTGGCCTACCTGCAGACCAAGGCGGGTTTCACGGTGAAGGACGGGCTTCCCGGCCTCACCGGCACAGCAGTCCAGCGGCTCTACTCGGAAGGCAAGCAATGGCTGGCGGAAGCCGGATGA
- a CDS encoding aldehyde dehydrogenase, translating to MAATETEAPTSGAARTSDLFIAGEHLAARDGRYFQTTEALTGEPIARVAAASVEDVNLAVDAAAAALPEWSGLPPAARRSVLERAAVLLGERTDEIVATMSREMGATLPWCGFNVHVAKGMLVEAAAQAYAAVGEVIPSDVPGLTALGVRQPVGVVVGIAPWNAPLILGVRSIVWPLVWGNTVVLKSSEQTPLTHAAIVQVLHDAGVPAGAVNLISNAPENGPSVVEALIAHRAVTRVNFTGSSRVGRIIGELGGRHLTRVVLELGGKAPFLVLPDADLEEAAAAASFGAFMNQGEICMSTERVIVDRTIADELSSRLAERAAKLVVGPPSDPASQIGPLVHATARDHVVALIEDARAKGAQVLTGGTADGLFVRPTVLRGVTPDMRIYTEETFGPVVSIIEVDSTDEAVAVANDTEYGLSAAVFGKDAAAALDVARRIRSGICHINGATVHDEPQMPFGGVGASGWGRFGSRAALEEFTELRWITIQSGSRHYPI from the coding sequence ATGGCAGCCACTGAGACCGAGGCACCCACATCCGGCGCGGCCCGGACGAGTGACCTCTTCATCGCGGGTGAACACCTCGCGGCCAGGGACGGCCGCTACTTCCAGACGACCGAGGCCCTGACCGGCGAACCGATCGCACGGGTCGCCGCGGCCTCGGTCGAGGATGTCAATCTCGCGGTGGACGCGGCGGCGGCCGCCCTTCCGGAGTGGTCGGGCCTTCCGCCGGCCGCACGCCGGTCGGTTCTGGAGCGTGCGGCCGTCCTGCTCGGCGAGCGCACCGACGAGATCGTCGCCACGATGAGCCGCGAGATGGGTGCCACTCTCCCCTGGTGTGGCTTCAACGTGCACGTCGCGAAGGGCATGCTCGTCGAGGCGGCGGCCCAGGCGTACGCGGCCGTCGGCGAGGTCATCCCGTCGGACGTGCCCGGCCTCACCGCCCTCGGCGTGCGCCAGCCGGTCGGCGTCGTCGTCGGTATCGCACCGTGGAACGCGCCGTTGATCCTCGGCGTACGCTCCATCGTGTGGCCGCTGGTGTGGGGCAACACCGTGGTGCTGAAGTCCTCCGAGCAGACGCCGCTCACCCACGCCGCCATCGTCCAGGTGCTCCACGATGCCGGTGTGCCCGCCGGAGCAGTCAACCTCATCAGCAACGCGCCCGAGAACGGTCCGAGCGTCGTCGAGGCACTGATCGCCCACCGTGCCGTGACCCGCGTGAACTTCACGGGATCCAGCAGGGTCGGCCGCATCATCGGCGAACTCGGCGGTCGCCACCTCACCCGTGTCGTGCTCGAACTCGGCGGCAAGGCGCCCTTCCTGGTGCTTCCCGACGCGGATCTGGAGGAGGCCGCCGCCGCGGCCAGCTTCGGTGCCTTCATGAACCAGGGCGAGATCTGCATGTCCACCGAGCGCGTCATCGTGGACAGGACGATCGCCGACGAGCTCTCCTCCCGCCTGGCCGAGCGTGCCGCCAAGCTGGTCGTCGGACCCCCGAGCGACCCCGCCTCACAGATCGGTCCGCTGGTCCACGCCACCGCGCGGGACCACGTGGTCGCGCTGATCGAGGACGCCCGCGCCAAGGGCGCGCAGGTCCTGACCGGCGGCACGGCCGACGGCCTGTTCGTGCGGCCCACCGTGCTGCGCGGGGTCACGCCGGACATGCGCATCTACACCGAGGAGACCTTCGGACCGGTGGTCTCGATCATCGAGGTGGATTCGACCGACGAAGCCGTCGCGGTCGCCAACGACACCGAGTACGGGCTCTCCGCCGCCGTCTTCGGCAAGGACGCGGCCGCCGCGCTCGACGTGGCTCGCCGGATCAGGTCCGGCATCTGCCACATCAACGGCGCCACCGTGCACGACGAACCCCAGATGCCCTTCGGTGGTGTCGGCGCCAGCGGCTGGGGCCGCTTCGGCTCCCGCGCCGCGCTGGAGGAGTTCACCGAGTTGCGCTGGATCACCATCCAGTCCGGATCCCGCCACTACCCCATCTGA
- a CDS encoding nuclear transport factor 2 family protein, giving the protein MTTTSTATTDAVQAIEQAEAAWLVALVEGEKALIPLMLEDSRVVHGPVGKVDDRETWARFHVTRRRSVAAKATELEITVRGNHAITTSFHEMSTLLDENLPPFPMQEVVTKVWEETAEGWRLAHMVMGRRFPPV; this is encoded by the coding sequence ATGACAACCACATCCACCGCGACCACCGACGCCGTCCAGGCGATCGAGCAGGCAGAGGCCGCATGGCTGGTGGCCCTCGTCGAGGGCGAGAAAGCGTTGATCCCCCTCATGCTCGAGGACAGCCGCGTCGTCCACGGACCGGTCGGGAAGGTCGACGACCGGGAGACCTGGGCCCGTTTCCATGTGACCCGCCGCCGCTCCGTCGCCGCCAAGGCCACGGAGCTCGAGATCACGGTGCGTGGCAACCACGCGATCACCACGAGCTTCCACGAGATGTCCACCCTCCTCGACGAGAACCTCCCGCCGTTCCCGATGCAGGAGGTGGTGACGAAGGTCTGGGAGGAGACCGCGGAGGGCTGGCGCCTGGCACACATGGTCATGGGCAGGCGGTTTCCGCCGGTCTGA
- a CDS encoding PDR/VanB family oxidoreductase encodes MSNEWLDTIVVARRDATARIVVLEVVSPDDVELPEFAAGAHVDVLVDGAAGLVRQYSLCGPPHDLTRYRLAVLAETASRGGSLGMHRLREGDTLRISRPRNRFGVSDEARRHLLVAGGIGVTPLLAMAHALEARGAEYELHYCARSRKESAFLDELEHNPRVRLHFDDGPDDQRLSIATDLGPPDPDTAIYVCGPGGFMDFVISMALEAGWPAEAIHKERFAPVENAAAHTAGRTFRVRLTKTGGEYEVKDGESVLDALLAGGVDAPYSCRQGICGECIVSVLAGEPDHRDDILTDRERADGMFTTCSSRAHSPILELDL; translated from the coding sequence ATGAGCAACGAGTGGCTCGACACCATCGTGGTCGCCCGACGCGACGCGACTGCCCGGATCGTGGTGCTCGAAGTGGTCAGTCCCGACGACGTCGAGCTTCCGGAGTTCGCCGCCGGCGCCCATGTCGACGTACTGGTGGACGGTGCCGCCGGGCTGGTCCGCCAGTACTCCCTCTGCGGGCCGCCCCACGACCTCACCCGATATCGGCTGGCGGTACTGGCCGAGACGGCATCGCGTGGCGGCTCGCTGGGGATGCACCGGCTTCGCGAGGGCGACACGCTGCGGATCTCCCGTCCGCGCAACAGGTTCGGGGTCTCGGACGAGGCACGCCGCCATCTGCTGGTGGCCGGCGGTATCGGCGTCACCCCGCTGCTGGCCATGGCGCACGCCCTCGAAGCCAGGGGCGCGGAGTACGAGTTGCACTACTGCGCCCGAAGCCGGAAGGAGTCGGCGTTCCTCGACGAACTGGAGCACAACCCCCGCGTTCGGCTCCACTTCGACGACGGCCCGGACGACCAGCGCCTCAGCATCGCCACCGACCTCGGTCCGCCCGACCCCGACACGGCCATCTACGTGTGTGGTCCCGGGGGCTTCATGGACTTCGTGATCTCCATGGCACTCGAAGCGGGATGGCCCGCCGAAGCGATCCACAAGGAGCGCTTCGCACCCGTGGAGAACGCCGCCGCGCACACGGCCGGCAGGACGTTCAGGGTGCGGCTGACCAAGACCGGCGGCGAGTACGAGGTCAAGGACGGCGAGAGCGTCCTCGACGCCCTGCTCGCGGGCGGCGTCGACGCCCCCTACTCATGCCGGCAGGGAATCTGCGGCGAGTGCATCGTGAGCGTACTCGCCGGTGAACCCGACCATCGCGACGACATCCTGACCGACCGTGAACGCGCCGACGGCATGTTCACCACGTGCTCATCCCGAGCACACTCACCGATTCTGGAGCTGGACCTATGA
- a CDS encoding Rieske 2Fe-2S domain-containing protein, whose product MTTTTSEVDTGTAYGRPKPSYNARLREVGPGTPMGEALRRYWHPIASSETLIAGALPQKTRVLGEDLVVFRDGQGKPGVVIERCTHRGASLFYGRVEDDGIRCCYHGWKFDVQGRCIEQACEPGLGRRRDAARQPWYPVAERYGLVFVYMGPPELKPELPRYDALENPAEDEKYFASWPVPHAAVLGMPTDFSWLNIYENSADPTHVTWLHSTHSGYQMLGTGTFGYPENFFDASLIADRVTYERTDHGVKYTQRFEMEGEDGEVTEYGFAVEQHLPNIFGLPNFVKVTPDERPDQLLWAVPSDDTSHRLFFSIRTNDPERMVHFVIGITQNGKQNHELTDEERQKFPGDAEAQGSQGAITLDSEETLATGDRGVVMLRRMLLSMADDVEAGRDPINIVRDPSVVHRTESGLFTLGKRPAGEDADTPTAAGI is encoded by the coding sequence ATGACCACCACCACTTCAGAAGTCGACACCGGCACGGCCTACGGTCGCCCGAAGCCCTCGTACAACGCCCGTCTGCGCGAGGTCGGGCCCGGCACGCCGATGGGCGAGGCGCTGCGCCGCTACTGGCACCCGATCGCCAGCTCGGAGACACTGATCGCCGGTGCCCTGCCGCAGAAGACCCGCGTACTGGGCGAGGACCTGGTCGTGTTCCGGGACGGGCAGGGCAAGCCCGGTGTCGTGATCGAACGCTGTACCCACCGCGGCGCCAGCCTGTTCTACGGCCGGGTCGAGGACGACGGCATCCGCTGCTGCTACCACGGCTGGAAGTTCGACGTCCAGGGCCGCTGCATCGAGCAGGCGTGTGAGCCGGGACTGGGGCGCAGGCGCGACGCCGCTCGTCAGCCGTGGTATCCCGTCGCGGAGCGCTACGGCTTGGTGTTCGTCTACATGGGCCCGCCCGAGCTCAAGCCCGAACTCCCCCGCTACGACGCGCTGGAGAACCCCGCCGAGGACGAGAAGTACTTCGCCAGCTGGCCGGTCCCCCATGCCGCGGTCCTCGGCATGCCGACGGACTTCAGCTGGCTCAACATCTACGAGAACTCCGCCGACCCGACGCACGTCACCTGGCTCCACTCCACGCACAGCGGTTACCAGATGCTGGGCACCGGCACCTTCGGCTACCCCGAGAACTTCTTCGACGCGTCCCTCATCGCCGACCGTGTGACGTACGAGCGCACCGACCACGGCGTGAAGTACACCCAGCGATTCGAGATGGAGGGCGAGGACGGCGAGGTCACCGAGTACGGCTTCGCGGTCGAGCAGCACCTTCCCAACATCTTCGGCCTGCCGAACTTCGTGAAGGTCACCCCCGACGAGCGGCCGGACCAGTTGCTGTGGGCCGTGCCCTCCGACGACACCAGCCACCGGCTCTTCTTCTCGATCCGCACGAACGACCCCGAGCGCATGGTCCACTTCGTCATCGGCATCACGCAGAACGGCAAGCAGAACCACGAGCTGACCGACGAGGAGCGCCAGAAGTTCCCCGGTGACGCGGAGGCCCAGGGCTCGCAGGGAGCCATCACCCTGGACTCCGAGGAGACCCTGGCCACCGGCGACCGCGGCGTCGTCATGCTGCGTCGCATGCTTCTCTCGATGGCCGACGACGTCGAGGCCGGGCGCGATCCGATCAACATCGTCCGCGACCCGTCGGTGGTTCACCGCACCGAGTCCGGCCTCTTCACCCTCGGCAAGCGCCCGGCGGGCGAGGACGCCGACACCCCGACCGCCGCCGGTATCTGA
- a CDS encoding TetR/AcrR family transcriptional regulator: MSTEPSLDLPPAQQARSRLTQQRILEAGTALLEEGGTEALTVAAVASRAGVSVGSVYRRFAGKDRLIAALQHDMIEQFRADIIRRFAPLRTGPTVLVASAVTGLTQTFQAHERLMRVFITAGTTDPAVARMGSEASIDAGQVFRRFLEPIAPMIDAPEPELRLDVVFRLVFGACMNRLLHGENFESARPLTWQQLTEELVDIACLYLLGTPAQ, translated from the coding sequence ATGAGTACCGAACCGTCACTCGATCTGCCGCCGGCGCAGCAGGCACGCAGCCGGCTCACCCAGCAGCGGATCCTGGAAGCAGGTACGGCCCTCCTCGAAGAGGGCGGCACCGAGGCGCTCACTGTCGCGGCCGTCGCTTCTCGGGCGGGCGTCTCGGTGGGCAGCGTCTATCGACGGTTCGCCGGCAAGGACCGCCTGATCGCGGCTCTGCAGCACGACATGATCGAACAGTTCCGCGCTGACATCATTCGCCGCTTCGCTCCGCTGCGCACAGGCCCGACCGTGCTGGTCGCCTCGGCGGTCACCGGGCTCACCCAGACGTTTCAGGCGCACGAGCGCCTGATGCGCGTCTTCATCACCGCGGGCACCACCGATCCCGCAGTGGCTCGCATGGGGTCCGAGGCCAGCATCGATGCCGGCCAGGTCTTCCGGCGATTCTTGGAGCCGATCGCGCCGATGATCGATGCGCCGGAGCCCGAGTTGCGCCTGGATGTCGTGTTCCGCTTGGTGTTCGGGGCCTGTATGAACCGCCTGCTGCACGGCGAAAACTTCGAGTCCGCCCGACCACTGACGTGGCAGCAGCTCACCGAGGAACTCGTGGACATTGCCTGCCTGTACCTTCTCGGCACGCCGGCGCAGTAG
- a CDS encoding GlcG/HbpS family heme-binding protein: protein MREPLSYEIAHRAALAALEAGRAEGHKVCAVVVNRSGIPKVLLSDDGVGLLGVETARRKAYTSAVSGVPTAKFAAFAASPQMQVAPPHLVDSNLLPVAGGVPIVTADGEVIGAIGVGGADDTTDDRIAHQARDSVTKIVA, encoded by the coding sequence ATGCGAGAGCCGCTCAGCTACGAGATCGCGCACCGCGCCGCACTCGCCGCTCTGGAAGCAGGAAGGGCCGAGGGGCACAAGGTGTGCGCCGTCGTGGTCAACCGAAGTGGTATCCCGAAGGTTCTCCTCAGTGACGACGGCGTGGGACTCCTCGGCGTGGAGACCGCGCGACGCAAGGCGTACACCTCGGCCGTGAGCGGTGTCCCGACGGCCAAGTTCGCGGCCTTCGCAGCGTCCCCCCAGATGCAGGTGGCGCCTCCTCATCTGGTCGATTCCAACCTTCTGCCGGTCGCCGGCGGCGTCCCGATCGTGACGGCCGACGGGGAGGTCATCGGCGCCATCGGCGTGGGTGGGGCGGACGACACCACTGACGACCGCATCGCGCACCAGGCCCGCGATTCCGTCACGAAGATCGTTGCGTAG
- a CDS encoding B3/B4 domain-containing protein: protein MPAFRIAPAVTDAFPDTLIALVTATGLRAREPWPHTATALEDLEQQLADGTWQPADDSDPRIEAWHTAYRSFGTNPRRIRPSVDALGRRLAKKGTLPRINPAVDSYNAVSVRRGLPAGAFDLAHVTGDVDIRYADGTESFTPLGEPDTVEQPKPGEIIYADADTVLTRHWNHRDAHRTRVTEDSTHVAFVLETLHATRDGALLKAAVEELQGLLAPHTTQTAVHYLSPAGPEATI from the coding sequence ATGCCCGCCTTCCGCATCGCCCCCGCCGTCACGGACGCCTTCCCCGACACCCTCATCGCCCTGGTCACCGCCACCGGCCTGCGCGCCCGCGAACCCTGGCCCCACACCGCCACAGCCCTGGAGGACCTGGAGCAGCAACTCGCCGACGGCACCTGGCAGCCTGCCGACGACAGCGACCCACGCATCGAGGCGTGGCACACCGCCTACCGATCCTTCGGCACCAATCCCCGCCGCATCCGCCCCAGCGTCGACGCGCTCGGCCGCCGCCTCGCCAAGAAGGGAACGCTGCCGCGCATCAACCCGGCCGTCGACTCCTACAACGCCGTCTCCGTCCGCCGCGGCCTGCCCGCCGGCGCCTTCGACCTGGCCCACGTCACCGGCGACGTCGACATCCGATACGCGGACGGCACCGAGTCCTTCACCCCGCTCGGCGAGCCCGACACCGTCGAGCAGCCCAAGCCCGGCGAGATCATCTACGCGGACGCCGACACCGTCCTGACCCGGCACTGGAACCACCGCGACGCCCACCGCACTCGCGTCACCGAGGACTCCACCCACGTCGCGTTCGTCCTCGAAACCCTCCACGCCACCCGCGACGGCGCCCTCCTCAAGGCCGCGGTGGAGGAACTGCAGGGCCTGCTCGCCCCGCACACCACACAGACCGCCGTCCACTACCTCAGCCCGGCCGGCCCCGAGGCCACCATCTGA
- a CDS encoding FMN-binding negative transcriptional regulator, producing the protein MLIQPWDAGLDEAEWQAWIAEGHDFGQLSVNGGPGHPPVAVPTHFSSDGGDLLIHLARPNPVWKAIEQDPNVTFTVLGDYAFIPGPWRAAPGTPPADGVPTSYYTAVQFTCRAQIVDDPEAKAELLRRQLAHFQPAGDHASVAVDQPPYGRMLPGIRGLRLEVTDVQAKFKYDDHKPVEYRTAVADRLTARDQGLDVPTARQQRRRRDRIGPWKP; encoded by the coding sequence ATGCTCATCCAGCCCTGGGACGCCGGCCTCGACGAAGCCGAATGGCAGGCCTGGATCGCCGAAGGACATGACTTCGGACAGCTCAGCGTCAACGGTGGGCCCGGCCACCCGCCCGTCGCCGTGCCCACCCACTTCTCCAGCGATGGAGGCGATCTCCTGATCCACCTCGCCCGGCCCAACCCGGTCTGGAAGGCGATCGAGCAGGACCCGAACGTCACGTTCACCGTCCTCGGTGACTACGCCTTCATCCCCGGCCCCTGGCGCGCCGCTCCTGGCACTCCCCCCGCCGACGGCGTCCCCACCAGCTATTACACCGCCGTCCAGTTCACCTGCCGCGCCCAGATCGTCGACGACCCCGAGGCCAAGGCCGAATTGCTGCGCCGCCAGCTCGCCCACTTCCAGCCCGCCGGTGACCACGCCTCCGTCGCCGTCGACCAGCCGCCCTACGGCCGAATGCTGCCCGGCATCCGCGGCCTGCGCCTCGAAGTCACGGACGTCCAGGCCAAGTTCAAGTACGACGACCACAAGCCCGTCGAGTACCGCACCGCCGTCGCCGACCGCCTCACCGCACGCGACCAGGGCCTCGACGTGCCCACCGCACGCCAGCAGCGCCGCCGCCGGGACCGTATCGGCCCCTGGAAGCCCTGA
- a CDS encoding DMT family transporter, protein MIALLLALGSSLAYGCADFLGGLGARKAHVLRTVMIAAPASLAIELLLWPVLGASFSAGALGWGAASGIASAAAFTLLYRTLAIGPMNVLSPVTALMSAALPVGVGLVQGEHLTIAGLVGLPLALVAVVLVSAGHGAGAARPSRTALLLAFGAGAAIALQLVFLHQAPSDSGVAPLIVGRAVSSAMTLAAAGVMYRRLGPERPAYAMSAAAGVLDSVANLLFLLAARSGDLAVVAVIVALYPVGTVLLARGVLAERIHRGQLVGLGTAVVAVSLLALT, encoded by the coding sequence GTGATCGCTCTGCTGCTTGCTCTGGGCAGCTCACTCGCCTATGGCTGCGCCGACTTTCTCGGCGGTCTCGGCGCACGCAAGGCTCATGTGCTGCGTACGGTGATGATCGCGGCCCCGGCCTCTCTCGCGATCGAGCTGTTGCTGTGGCCGGTGCTCGGCGCCTCGTTCAGCGCCGGCGCCCTCGGCTGGGGTGCCGCGTCCGGAATCGCCTCCGCCGCCGCGTTCACTCTGCTCTACCGGACGCTGGCGATCGGCCCGATGAACGTGCTGTCGCCCGTGACCGCGCTGATGTCCGCCGCACTGCCCGTCGGTGTGGGCCTGGTGCAGGGCGAGCACCTGACCATCGCCGGACTGGTGGGTCTGCCGCTCGCGCTGGTGGCGGTCGTCCTGGTGAGCGCCGGACACGGCGCCGGGGCGGCGCGCCCCTCCCGTACGGCGCTGCTGCTGGCCTTCGGCGCGGGCGCCGCCATCGCCCTCCAGCTGGTCTTCCTCCACCAGGCGCCGTCCGACAGCGGGGTGGCGCCGCTGATCGTGGGCCGGGCCGTCTCCTCGGCCATGACTCTGGCCGCGGCCGGGGTGATGTATCGCAGGCTGGGTCCGGAGCGGCCCGCGTACGCGATGTCGGCAGCCGCGGGTGTGCTGGACTCCGTGGCGAACCTGCTGTTCCTGCTCGCCGCCCGCAGCGGGGACCTCGCCGTCGTCGCCGTGATCGTCGCCCTGTACCCGGTCGGCACGGTCCTGCTCGCCCGCGGTGTGCTCGCCGAACGCATTCACCGCGGCCAGCTCGTCGGCCTCGGCACCGCCGTCGTCGCCGTCAGCCTCCTCGCCCTGACCTGA